The sequence TGTATTAAAAAAGGGACTTGAACGTACCAAATCCGACGCATCTAGTATACTCACAAGAATTCACTACACAGGCAATACACACTTTCATAATATTCTATAAAAAAAGAGGAGAATAGTCATGAAAATATTAAAAATTAAAAGCATTTTAGTTGCTATTTCAGTTGCTGGATTGATGTCAGGATGTGCTCAACCTGGCCCAAAAACACAAAAAGGTGCTCTGATTGGAGCCGGTACAGGAGCAGTGGTTGGTGCTGTATCTGGACGTTCAGTACTTAAATCAGCAGCCGTTGGTACAGCTATAGGTGCAGGTGTTGGATATTACGAAGACACAAAATAAGACAAACACCCTTTTTTACAATCAGGAGAACTCTATTCTAATACAAGTTCTCCGAGCTAATGCATAATAGAATTACTCTACTATACAATCTACTTAAATTTTTAAATAAAATCTTTTTTAAAGTTTAGAGACAAAAATCGGGACAAAACTTTACGAACGACACTTAGAATTATATTAAAAAAATACACACATGATTATTC is a genomic window of Sulfurovum sp. XGS-02 containing:
- a CDS encoding YMGG-like glycine zipper-containing protein encodes the protein MKILKIKSILVAISVAGLMSGCAQPGPKTQKGALIGAGTGAVVGAVSGRSVLKSAAVGTAIGAGVGYYEDTK